The following proteins are encoded in a genomic region of Hyalangium minutum:
- a CDS encoding MEDS domain-containing protein — protein MRSLTLVPSGIPAIGDIPWGSHFCNFYATAEDLTDSLVPYFKAGLEHNEHCLWVTSEPLGVEDSKAALRTAVPRLEEYLREGRIDIVDHREWYLRGGSKLAEEVLQGWMDRKGQALARGFSGLRISGNTAWLEAKDWKDFTDYETRVNETFRQHEILAMCSYCLHRCEPMGILDVVRNHQFAVARREGTWEVLESASLKLAKEELCRLNEELERRVVERTAALEAALQERAHAEQEALAAVRIRDEFLSMASHELKTPLTSLQLQLGLLKSGVMASGDGVARKLSPKLQTLERQVTRLNALNNSLLDVTALSTGKLRLELQPVELGALVREAVERLEPDFARAGCEVRLELVEELQGRWDPMRLEQIVVNLLTNAIKYGLGKPVHIQVQRRGESAVLAVRDQGIGISSEAQERLFRKFERAVPSQHYGGLGLGLYISRTLVEAMQGAIQVDSQPGHGAIFTVTLPCEPALH, from the coding sequence GTGCGCAGCTTGACGCTGGTTCCCAGCGGTATTCCCGCGATTGGTGACATCCCCTGGGGGAGCCACTTCTGCAACTTCTACGCGACCGCGGAGGATTTGACGGACTCGCTGGTGCCGTACTTCAAGGCGGGCCTCGAGCACAACGAGCACTGTTTGTGGGTCACCTCCGAGCCGCTGGGCGTGGAGGACTCGAAGGCCGCGCTGCGCACCGCGGTGCCGCGCCTGGAGGAGTACCTGCGCGAGGGGCGCATCGACATCGTCGACCACCGGGAGTGGTACCTGCGCGGCGGCTCCAAGCTGGCGGAGGAGGTGCTCCAGGGGTGGATGGATCGCAAGGGGCAGGCGCTGGCGCGGGGGTTCTCCGGGCTGCGGATCTCGGGGAACACCGCCTGGCTCGAGGCGAAGGACTGGAAGGACTTCACGGACTACGAGACGCGGGTGAACGAGACGTTCCGCCAGCATGAGATTCTCGCGATGTGCAGCTACTGCCTGCACCGCTGTGAGCCGATGGGCATCCTCGACGTGGTGCGCAACCACCAGTTCGCGGTGGCGCGGCGCGAGGGGACGTGGGAGGTGCTGGAGAGTGCCTCGCTGAAGCTGGCCAAGGAGGAGCTGTGCCGGCTCAACGAGGAGCTGGAGCGCCGGGTGGTGGAGCGCACGGCCGCGCTCGAGGCGGCGCTCCAGGAGCGCGCTCACGCGGAGCAGGAGGCGCTGGCGGCGGTGCGGATTCGGGACGAGTTCCTCTCCATGGCCTCGCATGAGCTGAAGACGCCATTGACGTCGCTCCAGCTGCAGCTGGGGCTGCTGAAGTCGGGGGTGATGGCCTCTGGAGATGGGGTGGCCCGGAAGCTGTCGCCGAAGCTGCAGACCCTGGAGCGCCAGGTCACCCGCCTCAACGCGCTCAACAACAGCCTGTTGGATGTGACGGCGCTGAGCACCGGGAAGCTGCGGCTGGAGCTGCAGCCGGTGGAGCTGGGGGCGCTGGTGCGCGAGGCGGTGGAGCGGCTCGAGCCGGACTTCGCGCGCGCGGGCTGCGAGGTGCGGCTGGAGTTGGTGGAGGAGCTGCAGGGGCGGTGGGACCCGATGCGCCTGGAGCAGATCGTCGTGAACCTGCTGACCAACGCCATCAAGTACGGGCTGGGCAAGCCGGTGCACATCCAGGTCCAGCGGCGCGGGGAGAGCGCCGTGCTGGCGGTGAGGGACCAGGGAATTGGCATCTCCTCGGAGGCGCAGGAGCGGCTGTTCCGCAAGTTCGAGCGGGCGGTGCCCTCGCAGCACTACGGCGGCCTGGGCCTGGGGCTCTACATCAGCCGCACGCTGGTGGAGGCGATGCAGGGCGCCATCCAAGTGGACTCGCAGCCTGGGCATGGTGCCATCTTCACGGTGACGCTGCCGTGTGAGCCGGCGCTGCACTGA
- a CDS encoding SIR2 family protein: protein MNFPRELVEAVRKYQAVPFIGAGISMGVKRGMFPSWIQLLEGLAERMRDESIPDSAVAEVKQRIAQGDFLTAAELAFKELGAYRFNRFLRERLRVQQPPDADLSVIQALWELRPPVVLTPNYDDVLLWGREDAEAVSNDQEDELNLMDAEASPETPRVWYLHGTIHRLATLVLAGADYKRLYGDTDQPTSYSQYKNALVRLRSWLGSKPFLYMGFSFSDPYVLKQLEHVIGITKGRHVPSFALMKKGQIDRGALWPKYNIQLVEYEDHGPPLAAFLRGLAQAAFGPNRVKLALESLSPSPPLGELPSVARPTLEQEYARILRTQHRLVLLAPEDGGARALARRVSAQYGERTTWLAPPNVPDCTEAEYCRALAGDGPDADSVKSFDALVEHLRKKAARLGREHLIVLRYEWGPFGHLTSLGRHLRRMMDEPSAVQFHFLIAGGERSAWLLHNMQSFSVFKDAPRREVPDLTVDEVRQFLEGAGRDGARWAQSVHTATGGHLGLLREALMSEGALDVDSVTSRLVRSPSLRSDVQERLRQDERNGYTGARSCEAVLTKLLAGERVEDLETLDNQVEYPEVRLYFAGLVRSSAEGKTVLRCKAVEQAAREALARKDVRP, encoded by the coding sequence ATGAACTTCCCGAGGGAGCTGGTCGAGGCGGTCCGCAAGTACCAGGCCGTTCCATTCATAGGCGCGGGCATCAGCATGGGGGTGAAGCGAGGGATGTTCCCCTCGTGGATCCAGCTGCTGGAGGGGCTCGCCGAGCGGATGCGCGACGAGTCCATCCCCGACTCCGCCGTGGCCGAGGTGAAGCAGCGCATCGCCCAGGGAGACTTCCTGACGGCCGCGGAGCTGGCCTTCAAGGAGCTGGGGGCGTACCGGTTCAACCGCTTCCTGCGGGAGCGGCTGAGGGTGCAGCAGCCGCCGGACGCGGACCTGTCCGTCATCCAGGCGCTGTGGGAGCTGCGCCCGCCGGTGGTGCTCACGCCCAACTACGACGATGTGCTGCTGTGGGGCCGCGAGGACGCCGAAGCCGTCTCCAATGATCAAGAGGACGAGCTGAACCTGATGGACGCAGAGGCCTCTCCGGAGACTCCGCGCGTGTGGTACCTGCACGGCACCATCCACCGGCTGGCGACGCTGGTGCTGGCGGGCGCGGACTACAAGCGGCTGTACGGGGACACGGACCAGCCGACGAGCTACTCGCAGTACAAGAACGCGCTGGTGCGGCTGCGCTCATGGCTCGGCTCCAAGCCCTTCCTTTATATGGGCTTCAGCTTCAGCGACCCGTACGTGCTCAAGCAGCTGGAGCACGTCATCGGCATCACCAAGGGCCGGCACGTGCCGAGCTTCGCGCTGATGAAGAAGGGGCAGATCGACCGCGGGGCGCTGTGGCCGAAGTACAACATCCAGCTCGTCGAGTACGAGGACCACGGCCCGCCGCTGGCGGCGTTCCTGCGGGGGCTGGCGCAGGCGGCGTTCGGGCCCAACAGGGTGAAGCTGGCGCTGGAGTCCTTGTCGCCGTCGCCGCCGCTCGGAGAGCTGCCGTCTGTCGCGCGGCCCACGCTGGAGCAGGAGTACGCGCGCATCCTGCGGACGCAGCACCGGCTGGTGCTGCTGGCGCCGGAGGACGGAGGGGCGCGGGCGCTGGCGCGCCGGGTGTCGGCGCAGTACGGGGAGCGGACCACGTGGCTGGCGCCGCCGAACGTCCCGGACTGCACCGAGGCCGAGTACTGCCGCGCCCTGGCCGGAGATGGACCGGACGCCGACAGCGTGAAGAGCTTCGACGCGCTGGTGGAGCACCTGCGGAAGAAGGCGGCGCGGCTCGGGAGGGAGCACCTGATCGTGCTGCGCTACGAGTGGGGGCCGTTCGGGCACCTGACATCGCTGGGGCGGCACCTGCGGCGGATGATGGACGAGCCGTCGGCGGTGCAGTTTCACTTCCTGATTGCTGGAGGCGAGCGCTCGGCGTGGCTGCTGCACAACATGCAGAGCTTCTCGGTGTTCAAGGACGCGCCTCGCCGCGAGGTGCCGGACCTGACGGTGGACGAGGTGCGCCAGTTCCTGGAGGGCGCGGGCCGTGATGGCGCACGGTGGGCGCAGAGCGTGCACACAGCCACGGGCGGACACCTGGGACTGCTCCGGGAGGCGCTGATGAGCGAGGGCGCGCTGGATGTGGACTCGGTGACGTCGCGGCTGGTGCGCAGCCCGTCGCTGCGAAGCGATGTGCAGGAGCGCCTGCGCCAAGACGAGCGCAACGGCTACACGGGAGCACGGAGTTGCGAGGCGGTGCTCACGAAGCTCTTGGCCGGGGAGCGGGTGGAGGACCTGGAGACGCTCGACAACCAGGTGGAGTACCCGGAGGTGCGGCTGTACTTCGCGGGGCTGGTGCGCAGCAGCGCGGAGGGGAAGACGGTGCTGCGGTGCAAGGCGGTGGAGCAGGCCGCGCGAGAGGCCCTGGCGCGCAAGGACGTCCGCCCGTGA